Genomic segment of Schistocerca piceifrons isolate TAMUIC-IGC-003096 chromosome 1, iqSchPice1.1, whole genome shotgun sequence:
tcaaattcgaaaagcatataaaatgaaagacaagttaaatagagaagcttttaatcttcacttgattttaggtgacattttatctccattacagttcacatacgtaagcagagagattgaaaatagaattggcagggagcgagaattaactctaaacagacatcagaagaagctttttaacctaggtgtagattttaatactgataacgaaacggcgtataaaaagttgcatactttttgtgagagggtcgtgaacttaactgagatagaattaacaaaagatgagcagaatcttttaaataaaggcctgcaatataacctaaatcccgcaattaactcaaatacaataaaaaagactgtcgcagaagtgaaaattgcatgtgatatagcaaatatgaatagatacgaacagacaaacacggcaattaaagtaaagaagtcgattatagatgaaatgcactctgctcacaagaacagaaacgaactactaactcttaagggcttgaataagaagttagaatcacgtaaggctatcgtcacaaaggcagataagggcggcactatggttttaatacacgatacagactatatagagaaaactgaaaagttctttatggaaaacggaatagtagaagtcaagaaagatccaaccaagaaatttcaaacagaaataaggaaacaaatagataacagtgtgtttctattcacagaggaggaaaggtttaaactgaaagtaatgaatccgcgaatccccgaattacgatcacaaataaagctccataaagttgaaaaatcgattcgcccaatcgttaataacaccagcagcccaagttataaattaaataaagagctaaataacagattgagggcggcatatacatatcgtcggactttcaacattagcaacagctacgaatttgccgagcaaattaaagacgtacttatacctcagaatgcgtcactagcttcgttggatatcaccaatctgtacacaaacattcccgtaaaagaaacgattgagatcattaagaacaatctcctcactcatggtaaactggcactgggggaagtgattgaactagtggaaatgttggaacatgtcttgtcgttcaattactttactttcaatggtaaaatttatcaacagaaagacgggctggcaatggggaacagtttagctgggacgctggctgacatttttgtaaatcacttagaaaacaaattctttgatgaaaatcctaatatcgctgagaaaattgtatattacaggagatatgtggacgactccattttattatacaaaggagataaaaatgatatcgaaaacttagcacaaaaaatgagctctcaacacccgaaaattagattcaccatggaatttgaagaaaacaaccgtatagattacttagatttaacactaataaagaaaaatgggaagcatgaatttagcatattcagaaaacctacgtgtacagatctagttatcgacgagcgctcttgtcacccaccgcgatacaaatgggcatattttacttcgatggtatacaggctactaagattgccactaagccaacacgaagtagaaaaggagttaagtattttaaaacaagtggccgtagcgaacggatatacgtgtaagcaggtgatgattatttataggaagataaagaagaggcaaatggaacaaacagaaggaaggcaagtagcagttaagaggaacaacaagaaaaaatatgtagctctcacttacaatggaagaattgcagacaaaattgaaagatgctgtcGTAAaaccgacgttaaaatagggttccgaacaagtAACActttaaaattgaagctccggcatagaatatgtaatagtaggaataaatttcaggattcaggtgtatataaaatcaaatgtaatgactgctgtaaacaatatatagggcagactggtaggaactttgaaaccagattcagggagcacacctactctcaaaacaaaacagcttttggggcgcatatggctgcgacaaagcactcagtcacgaatattgaaaacaacttagacatcctgcatagagctcacaagggacggttccttaacattttagaagagatcgaaatatacacccataaaaataaagatccggatttaatcctcaacgaacaaagcgaattcaatcataacgcctattttagcatttatgacgacctactaagatgacaactgttgcgtatggagatccaggccaagggatgagagatggtgcgcggtggagaagccggaagacgcgtgcaacgcctggcgtcgttgacggggccctcctgtgcggccctcttgcccgcggcgatggactgcagacgactgagcggaccgcggcacaacaccaaagtggcgggaaccacggaagcagaccgtagaagaaaacaagttcacaccagcaccatagatatataaatcgccctatgcctgttagatcgtataaaaatgataattttactgttttttaatcctgacaagtacagattttagctttgacatctacatattttaattacgtatttttaatataaaaaagatctactgaatacagtatgtgcaaatggaatgtaacaaatgtaccagacgccacctgtcggtaatagtgtcataattaatataaatgacgtgcactctgccaaccaattttatgtgacgtagcatgtgaaagttgctgaattggacgggttactcctgtaacttaaatatcaggtacgttctggtacatttgatgttgataagataggatgaaaaagatttgctttcgtgaaatagtaaattagtataattatttttacagatctgaagatggttctgaatgaaccgaaaccggtcatatgaataataaaaaaaaaaaatttgcaatcaagacggatttaaagtaacacttGAAGAAGGTGCCGGAAATTAATACTTCAGGTAGAGAAAAGAGACGTGACAAAAATTTTAACAGTACTGTAATAAACATGGATGCTTTGGTTTTagttaaatttcatataaaattcaaAGAGACAAATTCAGGGAAGGAGGTTAAACACATTACGATGAATATTTGTGTCGCTGAGGCTAAAAAAGACTGAGATTAAGAAATACAAATGAATCCTGAGACACAAGAGAATACATTATAGAAATGGGTATAAACACTACAGAGGTGGAGGAGGTAAGAATAGGAAATGGGAACCAGGGAAGCAATAAACCATTTCGCTGGTTCATGTAGATTAGTGGAGGATTTGCTCATCTAGATATTAAATGTGAACTGAATATACTTGTATTTTGGTCCTATGCCTTACTTTGAGGACGAGGTATGAATAGGTAGAATGAGTGAAATAGTGAATTAGTATTTTGCGGATCAGCCACCATTTATGAAAAGTCAATAACATAAggctgaaaaatttgaaaaaaattagtgtacggaatatacactcctggaaatggaaaaaagaacacattgacaccggtgtgtcagacccaccatacttgctccagacactgcgagagggctgtacaagcaatgatcacacgcacggcacagcggacacaccaggaaccgcggtgttggccgtcgaatggcgctagctgcgcagcatttgtgcaccgccgccgtcagtgtcagccagtttgccgtggcatacggagctccatcgcagtctttaacactggtagcatgccgcgacagcgtggacgtgaaccgtatgtgcagttgacggactttgagcgagggcgtattgtgggcatgcgggaggccgggtggacgtaccgtcgaattgctcaacacgtggggcgtgaggtctccacagtacatcgatgttgtcgccagtggtcggcggaaggtgcacgtgcccgtcgacctaggaccggaccgcagcgacgcacggatgcacgccaagaccgtaggatcctacgcagtgccgtaggggaccgcagcgccacttcccagcaaattagggacactgttgctcctggggtatcggcgaggaccattcgcaaccgtctccatgaagctgggctacggtcccgcacaccgttaggccgtcttccgctcacgccccaacatcgtgcagcctgcctccagtggtgtcgcgacaggcgtgaatggagggacgaatggagacgtgtcgtcttcagcgatgagagtcgcttctgcctttgtgccaatgatggtcgtatgcgtgtttggcgccgtgcaggtgagcgccacaatcaggactgcatacgaccgaggcacacagggccaacacctggcatcatggtgtgaggagcgatctcctacactggccgtacaccactggtgatcgtcgaggggacactgaatagtgcacggtacatccaaaccgtcatcgaacccatcgttctaccattcctagatcggcaagggaacttgctgttccaacaggacaatgcacgtccgcatgtatcccgtgccacccaacgtgctctagaaggtgtaagtcaactaccctggccagcaagatctccggatctggcccccattgagcatgtttgggactggatgaaacgtcatctcacgcggtctgcacgtccagcacgaaggctggtccaactgaggcgccaggtggaaatggcatggcaagccgttccacaggactacatccagcatctctacgatcgtctccatgggagaatagcagcctgcattgctgcgaaaggtggatatacactgtactagtgccgacattgtgcatgctctgttgcctgtgtatatgtgcctgtggttctgtcagtgtgatcatgtgatgtatctgaccccaggaatgtgtcaataaagtttccccttcctgggacaatgaattcacggtgttcttatttcaatttccaggagtgtacataaagtaattaaaaaattaagtagaagaaaaaatgaaaaaagtgagTCGTAAATAAAGATGGGAAGAGAAATCACTGTATTTTTTACCAGAGTATACTGATTTAAATCACGAAATGTCCCGTTTGATGACACAGCCCATACTGAGTTATCTAAGCCTGCTTAGCAGTTGTGTTGATGCTAAAGCGTTTTTATGCTCTGCAGAATCTATTTTGTGAACGTGTTAGTGGTGAGAGCAAACTCAGGACTGTGAGTGTCATTTCACTACACACCTTCATAAGCAGTCTTTGGCATAAAATGTAGGGTGGCTTGCGTAACACAGATGTAGATTATAACTCATGACTATTATAACAGTGCCCTACAGATAGcataaataataatcataataataacaataataataaacattaaataaattcaATACTCATGCTGATACttgaaaaaattacatttcagCCCCCTGAACGGGGCTGGAATCTTTTCTCTTTATAACCCggtttcattaccatacagtaGTACTAGAGTTCCCATCACTTTATAGACAAGACATGAATTTTTTTGCAATAAGTGACGAAATAGAATAACGTAACCGAAACTTGAAGGAACATCTGGAGCGAATGGAGAGACAAGGATTCCTAAGATGTACTTGTAAAACAAACCAAAAGGAAAAAGGGACATGGGACAGCCAGTTGAAAGAGGAAACTGAGGCCAAAACAATTCAAAAGGCCTAATGTGTGAAAggcagtggaagaagaagaagaagaagaagtagaagataaAGAAGACTAATGCTGCTTTCATTCCTTCAATAAGATCTACAACTATAAAAACGGATTTCTCGACACTTttgtcattatttcaaaagtatttctcTGACATACCACCATACTATGCTACCACGAATGCCTTTGGAATTAATGATTTTTCACTTTTAGATCGGCGGTTTTGACAAATATGGGGTACAATGAATGTAACTTCCTAATAGTTCTTAATTGCGGGGTGGCTTTTATGGACAATCACGAAATAACCCAATCATGAGCCACAATCCAGTCAAAGCTTCAATATGACAGTTCCCTTCTGTTTTTTAATATATAGTAATAGACTGTTGCCCACATCATTCAAATACTCGGGGTCGAAACAATAAGGCGTGCATTCCGCTGCATAGTGGAACATCAAGAGCTGCTTAAAACTTGACCTGACGTTCTGCAGAAGATGAACAAAAGTTATTGTTAGGTCCAGGACGGATTAAACAGTCCAGTACTATATCAGTCACGTGTTTCTGACCACCGTTACGTATAGATGTTTCTTCCGAAGAGCCCTCCCAGAACTGCGATGACGTGTTTCTTTGTCTGGGCAGATGGTGGCAGTGCCGGCGGTGACTGCCTGGGCCGTGTGTCCGCTGCTGTCCCGCATCGTCACGAAGACCGACCAAGAGGAGATGGGGGCTCAGTGGCAGCTGCCGGTGCCTGTCTGGCTTCCAGCTGACATCTACGCTTCACCAACATTCGAGTTCTTGTATGTCGTCCAATCTTTCTGTGTTCTGGTTGCAACCGAGTCCTGTCTCAGCATAGACATCTTCTTTGTTCGTATGATGCTGATGGTGGCAGCCGAGTTAGAAGTTCTGAATGACAACCTTTGTGCAATGGAACACATTCATTTCCAAAGTTTGACAACTGAGGGAGAAGGACTTATTTCTGGACGTAAAAGAAAAGACCGACAATTATCATTATTTACCAGTGGCCAGTCCCTTGGTGAACAGACATTGACAGAGAAAGCTGCACATGAGTGGCTTCATCAACAACTGGTCAAGAATGTGCTTCATCATCAGGCAATCCTAAGGTTAGCAGTGTAGATATCATGTGTAACAGACTCTCTTGAAGTTCTCATAAACTTTTCCTTTCACTTTTGCTTCTGATTGCTCATTTTGTTGTGTGTACTAacccaaaacgaaaaaaaaagataaCCACTTTTTAGTTCCTTTGTGTGAGGGGACTGCCTCTGAGACTAAATAATAGCTTGTATTCTTGTTTACCATATCCATTGCCACAAGGAACATATGGAACTCTGAGCCAATTACTGCCATGAAATAAAGTTCAGAGAACTTACATCACATGATAAACAAAACACaggaactcgaactcgggacctttgcctttcgcgggcaagtgctctaccatctgagctaccgaaccacgactcacgcccgttactcacagctttacttctgccagtatctcgtctcccccaggctgtggctaagccatgtctccgcaatatcctttctttcaggagtgctagttctgcaaggttcgcaggagagcttctgtaaagtttggaaggtaggagacgagatactggcagaagtaaagctgtgagtaccggacgtgagtcgtgcttcgatagctcagatggtagagcacttgcccgcgaaaggcaaaggtcccgagttcgagtctcggtcgggcacacagttttaatctgccaggaagtttcatatcagcgcacaatccgctgcagagtgaaaatctcattctgaaatcacAGGAGCATTAAGGAAGCAAACAAATTCTAAAAACCTGTAATGACCAAACAAAAAGCTTCAGTAGAAATATTACTTTTATCATGTAGTACATAAATATGCCTGACACTGGAAATCTTAAGGTGATGATTAAGATAAACATACATTAAGTAAATACAAACTTAAGTCTGACTTGTGATCAACTCACAATAAAACTCATAGAAGAGGTTCTATAATATGATAATTTATTTGAGTGTATATGTTGACTCACAACGCTAGTTAATTGTATATAAAATATTATATGGCACAAAAAGAGTTAATATGagcaaatacagaaaataaaacgaTTTTATCAAATTTCATGGAACTTTCCATAAAAAGATTTACATTCCTTACTGATATTTGAAAATTTGCTTAGAGCTTCAGATGTGGAGACAGGTGTCTTAATTTCTGCAAAATCAGTGGTATATTACAAGATTGTAATTTAAATAAGGATTCAGCTCCCAAAAATTACAATGAGTAATGCAAAACCTACATTCTCGTTAATTTAGATAAGATAATTATCATCTTGTACAGTGCTACCACACATATCACAACTCTTCTTTAGGTGCAACACACTCGCAACTAACTCGTTCCTGACTAACTCTAAACAAAACATGCACTTAAATGGTTGAGTGGTATGTGCTGCTGCAGTTACATATTTTACATTGATTATTGTCTGTCTTGTACATGTATTTCACATAATTACAGTTTTAAAAGATAAAACTAATTTTGTATTTACACAGTGTTTCGAAAAAGGCTTTAAAAGTTAAGAAATTACAAGATTTACAAAACATAGGGCTCTCTCCCTGAGACCCACTTTGTTTAAcaaattttatataaccttttttaAAATGTCAAGGACTATCTGATGACATAAATCAAACCAAGTATGACTATTTTTtcacaaagaaataaaacaaactAGGTTTACATACTTAAATGGGAAATCATACTACAAAAAAGCTGTCCAAAATATAAAGCTTTGTTCgtcaataaaaaaacaaaattacatttacgCAGTAAAGTGAAAATTCATAAGCGCCTTAAAACGTTTTACTGCATTGTAAATCTTTATATATCAATTTTTACAAAACATCTTTATAACGTTATGGTAGTCCTAGATAAATCAAGTAACTGTAATATGTGTTTTGAAGGTCAATTTCACtagaaataatatcatacagaaaaaattactgcttatttataatattaatattatACATAATTTTATGATCCTTTTTTGTAGCAAAAACCTTAGTTTACTTTGTTATGTAGTGCGTTTTTTTAGTCATTTATTGCATGCTTAACTatgaaaattaaaagaaacttgAACAGTTAGCCCAGTGTTTCGCTGATGCAAGTCGAACACGTGCAGTGCTCGTTGCTTTAACAAAATAGTGAGTAAGTTATGCTTGTAGTAGGCCACTGCGCACAAAGACATCACCGAGACAGTGAAAGGAATCAATTGGGATTAAAACCGGTTATATTTGTTTTTTAATGAGTCACTAGCCAGGACAAGGCGTAGGACACGTAAAAGGCTTTCGAAAACAGAGTCAAGACTAAATAAAGTTAACAACTATTTATTTGCTCTGATTATTAACATAAATCACAATGAGATTAACCGAGAGAAAAGTTCTCTGTATTTCAAATTAAATTGCAAAATGACACTGGCACAATGGTAGGTACCAAAATCTGTGGAACACTGTACGAGGCTGGCCCAACAAGATCTGCTTATCTGGCAGGTCACTTAATCAGAGTCTACTTTACAATAAGAATCCACAAATATAACCAACATAAGGAACACAAGTCCAGTGGAAAAGTAAGGAAGTAATGAACTGCATAGAATATGGATCGTGCTACCGCAATTGCGCCAGTTACAATCCCTTATACAGGCACCGTGCCCCGACAAGCCCCAGTAGCGGCCAGAGCTGACGCCGTCTCTATGGGCTAACTTCACGACACTCATCTCTTTGCTCTCTACAAACTCTATACTCTGTTGCCAATGGATCGGGCGGAAATTGATGCTAAGTTCATGAAAAAGCAGGGAAATAGCGCGGAACTTTGTTTTGGTACAAATTACATTTTTGAACACGAAGTTGGGACTCGGCTGGAGCAGTGTCTTCACGATTGGTCAACTTACAATTTTGTCCAAGGTGACGCAGTACTATTGGCTGAACCACATTTTTATAATGAACGCTACAGACTGTGCCACAATGGCGAGTTTGTGCCGCGGCGTCTGAGGGTTTGAAGTCacgcagaaaaaaaggaaaaggaaaagttaAAAGAGTTTCAGCGATTGTCTTTCTGCCGACAAGTGAGGCTATAGAGATACTTCCGACAGCACGACACCTACTATGGCTGCCGTCTCAGATGCACTGCTCCAGTACACTCACTAGCTAACTGCGAATTATCTGCAGAAAACAAGATAGTATTGCCTAGCGATATGTGATAGTACAGTCACATTGTGGCAGTAACAACACAAACTGTTTAACTGACCGCCAGTTTTACCTATTGCTATTGCCTCAGTTCTTAAGACTAGCAGACGAAACAGTTATAGCTAGTTTTAACTCTTTAGGTTTTATTAGATTCACTTAATGGTAAAATATTCATACGGCATGTGTACGGCTCACTGTTGAAAATACAATGTAGTCAGTAACAACCATCTCATCTGTCCCTGTAAAGTGCATGAATGCTTAGAGGGAAGGGCTACTTGTTACTGGgagctgcagtgttctgtggataAAGGAACACCTCAGAGAAATACAATTCTGATGTTTAAAATGTTACACAATGACATTGGCACGCAACGAATGTCAAAGTGGCATGAATATTCAAATGGTTAGCAGTTTAGTGCAAGTGTCCAAAATAAGCATGAGTAGTGTCATTTACACTCTGCATATAAACAGGAAAGATTACGCAGCCTGCTCATCATTCAGAACTCGCATTTGAATGTTTATGTTTGTGAGAAGATTATGTCAGGCCTCCTGTACGAAGGAGAAACGTCCACCAGTGTTTGTCGGAATTCGACAGCAGCACCGTGGCCTTTCGAGATTGAGTGTTGAGGCCTGTCTTTGAGGTCTTCAacgagataacgcaagaccgcaagTTGCTCGTGCTGATCTCGATACAGAGAGTTTTGATTGTTGccttggccagcacgttctccacctTTATCACCTTCTAATGAATTACGGGTTGTAACTGAAGTAGCATGGAATGAGGTACCTGTGTCCGTCATTCGACTCGATGACAATCGGGATTGGAGCAGTTACTGCCAGAGCAACTAAATTTCTCACGCTGTGTACTGCATATCGCCTAGaactttaatctacatctacatctacatgactactccgcaattcacatttaagtgcttggcagagggttcatcgaaccacaattatactatctctctaccattccactcccgaactgcgcgcgggaaaaacgaacacctaaacctttctgttcgaactctggtttatctcattttattttgatgatcattcctacctatgtatgttgggctaaacaaaatattttcgcattcggaagagaaagttggtgactgatatttcgtaaatagatctcgccgcgacgaaaaatgtctttgctttaatgacttccatcccaactcgcgtatcatatctgccacactctctcccctattacgtgataatactaaacgagctgcccttttttgcaccctttcgatgtcctccgtcaatcccacctggttaggatcccacaccgcgcagcaatattctaacaggggacgaacgagtgtagcgtaagctgtctctttagtggacttgttgcatcttctaagtgtcctgccaatgaaacgcaacctttggctcgccttccccgcaatattacctatgtggtctttccaactgaagttgttcgtgattttaacaccaaggtacttagttgaattgacagccttgagaattgtactatttatcgagtaatcgaattccaacggatttcttttggaactcatgtggatcacctcacacgtttcgttattcagcgtcaactgccacctgccacaccatacagcaatcttttctaaatcgctttgcaactgatactggtcttcggatgaccttactagacggtaaattacagcatcatctgcgaacaacctaagagaactgctcagattgtcacccaggtcatttatatagatcatgaacagcagaggtcccaggacgcttccctggggaacacctgatatcaattcagttttactcgatgatttgccgtctattactacgaactgcgaccttcctgacaggaaatcacgaatccagtcgcacaactgagacgataccccataggcccgcagcttgattagaagtcgcttgtgaggaacggcgtcaaaagctttccggaaatccagaaatacggaatcaacctgagatcccctgtcgatagcggccattacttcgtgcgaataaagagctagctgcgttgcacaagaacgatgttttctgaaaccatgctgattacgtatcaatagatcgttcccttcgaggtgattcataatatagtatatgctccagaaccctactgcaaaccgacgtcaatgatatagggattactcctactacccttcttaaacactggtgcgacctgcgcaattttccaatctgtaggtacagatctatcggtgagcgagcggttgtatatgattgctaagtagggagctattgtatcagcgtaatctaaaaggaacctaatcggtatacaatctggacctgaagacttgcccgtatcaagcgatttgagttgcttcgcaacccctaaggtatctacttctaagaaactcttgctagcagctgttcgtgtttcaaattctggaatattccattcgtcttccctggtgaaggaatttcggaaaactgcgttcaataactccgctttagcggcacagtcgtcggtaacagtaccatcggcactgcgcattCTTCCTACCATATATTCGCACTATTTGCTATCCTCCCCAACGTTGCAGTTTTAATCCCAAGCGATGAATTTGTCTTCCCTTAGAGTGCTTGTGATGCTGATAACATGCAACATACACGCTTGTGGGACAGTTACGAGAGAGACAAAGGCTATGCCTCAAATGACAGAGAATGACTAACAACAGCTGACTTTGAGCACAGGATTTGTAATATGGCCGTAACTGTGTTCCTAGGCGAAGGCAAGAGAATAGTTTGTATCTTACAAAAATGGGAATAAAAGGACTACTGGTAACAGAAGTAAAAATACGAAAGTAAATACTCCATGTCCCTCCATAATcacacattataaaaaaaaaaaaaatggaagtagTTGAGTATGCGTGCAAACTAAAGTCATTGCTCAAAGCTGATTCTAAGTGGTGGCACAGATATTGATATTGCATTTAACAATAAATATATCGTTTATTGTAATTTgtacaaaaaaatctgtgctacaGTTTAGAAGACAAGTTGCAGAACAATTGATGTCCAAGACGTATTTGGAAAATGGAATGAGATCACATAAAGTAAGTTTACACGTATTATCAAGATAGAGTCCCAGAGTCATGAAAGAAGCTAAGAAGAGTAAGAGGAACAACTTCTCTCTGCCTGAGGATGTTGCGGCACATCTACGTACGCCATAAAACAGTGTGTTAGCGACAACATAGCTCCGCAATATTTACCAGCAATATAGCCACATATTTTAATTGCAGGCGCATGTTCA
This window contains:
- the LOC124744161 gene encoding uncharacterized protein LOC124744161 produces the protein MEHHSADSDSLLGPGATLRRLMGLWQPRGRAARVLNRLLAGMTLTCITFLVLCASLKLYMDPPEDLEQIALCTLVATVGAGFIIRAVLFMAQGGTLRQTLRLLEDTRLQFCNGDNNDLKRRRYQTLSNNIYYCCQMVAVPAVTAWAVCPLLSRIVTKTDQEEMGAQWQLPVPVWLPADIYASPTFEFLYVVQSFCVLVATESCLSIDIFFVRMMLMVAAELEVLNDNLCAMEHIHFQSLTTEGEGLISGRKRKDRQLSLFTSGQSLGEQTLTEKAAHEWLHQQLVKNVLHHQAILRLAV